A stretch of the Dioscorea cayenensis subsp. rotundata cultivar TDr96_F1 chromosome 4, TDr96_F1_v2_PseudoChromosome.rev07_lg8_w22 25.fasta, whole genome shotgun sequence genome encodes the following:
- the LOC120258065 gene encoding probable aquaporin TIP5-1 gives MASITHTPFSQCISPIALRSYLAEFLSTFIFVFSAVGSSISARMLTPDATSDSSALIATAVAQGFALSAAVFISGEVSGGHVNPAVTFAMTLGGHIPIPNAVFYWISQMLAATFASLLLRLASAGQAIPTTRIAADMTGFGGAVLETVTTFTLV, from the exons ATGGCTTCCATAACTCACACTCCGTTCTCACAATGCATCTCTCCCATCGCTCTCCGTTCCTACCTCGCCGAGTTCCTCTCTACCTTCATCTTCGTCTTCTCCGCCGTCGGTTCCTCCATCTCTGCCA GAATGCTAACACCGGATGCCACGTCAGACTCCTCGGCTCTGATTGCGACGGCAGTGGCACAAGGGTTCGCATTGTCTGCGGCCGTGTTCATCTCCGGCGAGGTTTCAGGCGGTCACGTTAACCCGGCAGTGACGTTTGCTATGACCCTCGGTGGCCACATCCCCATCCCTAACGCCGTCTTCTACTGGATTTCCCAAATGCTCGCCGCCACCTTCGCCTCCCTTCTCCTCCGCCTCGCCTCCGCCGGCCag GCGATACCAACAACACGGATAGCAGCGGATATGACTGGGTTCGGAGGGGCAGTTCTGGAAACAGTGACGACCTTCACTCTA GTTTGA
- the LOC120258066 gene encoding VAN3-binding protein-like yields MEGAGEMMPVPQPETPKEPMEFLSRSWSLSALEISKALQANKKNRKQSDREMILPEKLMLAASSHNQHTVSSTVVNTIAARHSTVRKWFHSMEDKKSKEKVREEKARIHAAVTVASVAAAVAAAMVTCERSEDDECSKMCTAMASATQLLASHCIEIAEQAGAERERVDSAIRSAVDVRTPGDLMTLTAAAATALRGATALKMRMQRELRNNAAVIPCEKSQCGSPGIWCKAGDLFKRSRKGSLHLKRTSIYINKKSQVIVKLKTTHLGGAISKRKKMIVYGAYDEVSAWRSTPPQQQLGDAERHWFGLRTAEGLVEFECENEMSKQQWMDGVNNLLHQVNRRNGGFDGMDKSFQLLNLS; encoded by the exons ATGGAAGGCGCTGGAGAGATGATGCCAGTACCACAACCAGAGACACCCAAAGAACCCATGGAGTTCTTATCTCGTTCATGGAGTTTATCAGCTTTGGAGATATCCAAGGCATTGCAAGccaacaagaaaaatagaaagcaaTCTGACAGAGAAATGATTCTCCCAGAGAAGTTAATGCTTGCAGCCTCTTCTCACAATCAACACACA GTTTCCAGTACTGTGGTTAACACAATTGCAGCTCGGCACTCAACAGTGAGGAAATGGTTTCATAGCATGGAGGATAAGAAGAGCAAAGAGAAAGTGAGAGAAGAGAAGGCAAGGATTCATGCTGCAGTGACAGTGGCAAGTGTGGCTGCAGCTGTGGCTGCTGCAATGGTTACATGTGAGAGATCAGAGGATGATGAGTGCTCAAAGATGTGCACAGCCATGGCTTCTGCAACCCAGCTTTTAGCATCACACTGTATAGAGATTGCAGAGCAGGCTGGAGCTGAGCGTGAGAGAGTGGACTCTGCTATTAGATCAGCAGTGGATGTGAGAACCCCTGGGGATCTCATGACACTCACTGCAGCTGCAGCAACAG CATTGAGAGGAGCAACAGCATTGAAGATGAGAATGCAAAGAGAATTAAGGAACAATGCAGCAGTGATCCCTTGTGAGAAGAGCCAGTGTGGAAGCCCAGGTATCTGGTGCAAAGCAGGGGATTTGTTCAAGCGCTCAAGAAAAG gGTCCCTGCACTTGAAGAGAACATCAATCTACATCAACAAAAAATCACAG GTTATTGTGAAGCTCAAAACCACACATCTTGGAGGTGCCATTTCAAAGAGGAAAAAGA TGATTGTTTATGGGGCTTACGATGAGGTCTCGGCATGGCGTAGCACACCACCGCAACAACAACTGGGTGATGCAGAGAGGCATTGGTTTGGTCTGAGAACAGCTGAAGGTCTTGTTGAGTTTGAGTGCGAGAATGAGATGAGCAAACAACAGTGGATGGATGGAGTGAACAATCTGCTTCACCAGGTTAATAGAAGGAATGGAGGGTTTGATGGAATGGATAAATCATTCCAATTATTAAATCTCAGTTAA